One genomic segment of Rhizobium viscosum includes these proteins:
- a CDS encoding PleD family two-component system response regulator, with protein sequence MTARILVVDDIPANVKLLEARLLAEYFDVLTAADGYEALAICDRNQVDLILLDIMMPGIDGFEVCERLKANPKTAHIPVVMVTALDQSADRVRGLKAGADDFLTKPVNDLQLISRVKSLLRLKTLSDELRVRAETAHTMGMDELMRTGDGRADETGQVLLVDGRANSQERIIKTLKPVADVVAISDPQAALFEAAESAFELVIVNANFDEYDPLRLCSQFRSLERTRFLPILIVTEQGADEMVIRALDLGVNDYIVRPVDPNELVARSLTQIRRKRYNDRLRASVKQTIELAVTDPLTGLNNRRYLDNHLNVLFNRSMARGRPLSVLITDIDRFKQVNDTYGHDGGDQVLKEFANRVRSTVRGADLACRYGGEEFVVVMPDTSPEVAAAVAERLRAAIESTPFLLKSSGETLNITASFGISSRISSVITPGQLMKQADLALYEAKNTGRNRVVASAA encoded by the coding sequence ATGACTGCGCGAATATTGGTTGTTGATGATATTCCGGCAAATGTGAAGCTGCTCGAAGCGCGGCTGCTGGCCGAATATTTCGACGTGCTGACTGCGGCCGACGGCTACGAGGCACTGGCGATCTGCGACCGCAACCAGGTCGATCTCATCCTGCTAGACATCATGATGCCCGGCATTGACGGTTTCGAAGTCTGCGAGCGGCTGAAGGCCAATCCGAAGACCGCCCATATTCCCGTCGTCATGGTCACCGCGCTCGACCAGTCGGCCGACCGCGTGCGTGGCCTGAAGGCCGGTGCCGACGACTTCCTGACGAAGCCCGTCAACGACCTGCAGCTCATCTCCCGCGTAAAAAGCCTGCTGCGCCTGAAGACACTGAGTGACGAACTGCGCGTGCGCGCCGAGACCGCCCATACGATGGGTATGGACGAGTTGATGCGCACCGGCGACGGACGCGCCGACGAGACGGGACAAGTGTTGCTGGTCGACGGCCGTGCCAACTCGCAGGAACGCATCATCAAAACGCTGAAGCCTGTTGCAGACGTGGTCGCCATCTCCGATCCACAGGCCGCTCTTTTCGAAGCTGCCGAGAGCGCCTTCGAACTCGTCATCGTCAACGCCAATTTCGATGAATACGATCCGCTGCGTCTCTGCTCGCAATTCCGCTCGCTGGAGCGGACCCGTTTCCTGCCGATCCTGATCGTCACGGAGCAGGGCGCCGACGAGATGGTCATCCGTGCGCTCGATCTCGGCGTCAATGACTATATCGTGCGCCCTGTCGATCCGAACGAGCTGGTCGCCCGCAGCCTGACGCAGATCCGCCGCAAGCGCTATAACGACCGCCTGCGCGCCAGCGTCAAGCAGACGATCGAACTCGCTGTCACCGATCCGCTGACCGGTCTCAATAACCGCCGTTATCTCGACAACCATCTCAACGTGCTCTTCAATCGTTCGATGGCTCGCGGCCGGCCGCTCTCGGTACTGATCACCGATATCGACCGCTTCAAGCAGGTCAACGACACCTATGGCCATGATGGCGGCGACCAGGTGCTGAAGGAATTCGCAAATCGCGTGCGTTCGACCGTCCGCGGCGCTGATCTTGCCTGCCGTTACGGCGGGGAGGAGTTCGTCGTCGTGATGCCGGACACCTCGCCGGAAGTTGCCGCAGCCGTTGCCGAACGCCTGCGCGCAGCCATCGAAAGCACGCCGTTCCTGCTGAAGTCGTCGGGTGAAACGCTGAATATTACGGCCTCCTTCGGCATATCCTCGCGCATATCCTCGGTCATAACGCCCGGCCAGCTCATGAAGCAGGCAGACCTTGCGCTCTATGAGGCCAAGAATACCGGGCGCAATCGCGTCGTGGCCTCGGCCGCCTGA
- a CDS encoding response regulator, with protein sequence MPKQVMIVEDNELNMKLFRDLIEASGYTTIQTRNGMEALDLARKHRPDLILMDIQLPEVSGLEVTKWLKEDDELHVIPVIAVTAFAMKGDEERIRQGGCEAYVSKPISVPKFIETIKTYLGDA encoded by the coding sequence ATGCCCAAACAGGTGATGATTGTAGAAGATAACGAGCTCAACATGAAGCTCTTTCGCGACCTCATCGAGGCCTCAGGCTATACCACGATCCAGACCCGCAATGGCATGGAAGCGCTTGATCTTGCGCGCAAACATCGTCCCGATCTTATTCTTATGGATATTCAGCTTCCGGAAGTTTCAGGCCTCGAAGTCACCAAGTGGCTGAAGGAAGATGATGAACTGCATGTGATCCCGGTCATCGCCGTCACGGCCTTTGCCATGAAGGGCGACGAGGAGCGGATCAGACAGGGTGGCTGCGAGGCCTATGTCTCGAAGCCGATCTCCGTTCCGAAATTCATTGAGACGATCAAGACTTATTTGGGCGACGCCTGA
- a CDS encoding DUF3572 domain-containing protein — MQSNFKTSKQLAATADPQETAIAVLGWLANDPDLFGRFLALTGVEPQQVRNAINDPGFLAGMLDFLMNHEPTAIAFCEATNTTPEALTAAWRHFSPPGLDSGEY, encoded by the coding sequence ATGCAAAGCAATTTCAAGACTTCGAAACAACTTGCGGCGACAGCAGATCCGCAAGAAACGGCCATCGCCGTCCTTGGCTGGCTTGCGAACGACCCGGATCTCTTCGGTCGCTTCCTGGCATTGACAGGGGTGGAACCGCAGCAAGTGCGCAATGCCATCAACGATCCCGGCTTTCTCGCCGGTATGCTGGATTTCCTTATGAACCATGAGCCGACGGCGATCGCCTTCTGCGAGGCGACGAACACGACACCGGAAGCGCTGACCGCGGCGTGGCGCCACTTCTCGCCGCCCGGCCTCGACTCCGGGGAATACTGA
- a CDS encoding GNAT family N-acetyltransferase, whose protein sequence is MDIDLRFEPVTAERWGDFEKLFGPQGAFYHCWCVALRLPHAVRTKMEPSERKAHIQDRIASGPPPGILCYIEGEPVAWVQVGPRHDVPQFNSPRTVSRPLEEGDAHDPAIWAVSCFFLLPKLRGKGLSHRLLAGAIDYARGQGARLLEACPIDYVKQSKSVTLCIGSTAIFDTAGFETIARRKDGRPLMRLDLHA, encoded by the coding sequence GTGGATATCGATCTTCGTTTCGAGCCTGTCACGGCCGAGCGCTGGGGCGATTTCGAAAAGCTGTTCGGCCCGCAGGGCGCCTTCTATCATTGCTGGTGCGTGGCGCTGCGTCTTCCGCATGCCGTCCGCACGAAGATGGAGCCTTCGGAGCGCAAAGCCCATATACAGGACCGCATTGCGTCGGGACCGCCGCCGGGCATTCTCTGTTATATCGAGGGCGAGCCTGTGGCCTGGGTTCAGGTGGGGCCGCGCCACGACGTGCCGCAGTTCAATTCGCCGCGAACGGTCTCGCGGCCGCTCGAGGAGGGTGACGCTCATGATCCCGCGATCTGGGCAGTCAGTTGCTTCTTCCTGTTGCCGAAGCTGCGCGGAAAAGGCTTGAGCCACAGATTGCTTGCTGGCGCCATCGATTATGCCCGCGGCCAGGGCGCGCGGCTGCTGGAAGCCTGTCCTATCGACTATGTGAAGCAGTCGAAATCTGTCACGCTTTGCATCGGCTCGACGGCGATTTTCGATACGGCCGGTTTCGAGACGATCGCGCGGCGCAAGGATGGCCGGCCGCTCATGCGGCTGGATTTGCACGCCTGA
- a CDS encoding DNA polymerase IV encodes MAPASDKTPGFCRDCLAEQRGDARRCHACGSPRLVRHKELYDLTLAHIDCDAFYAAVEKRDNPELADKPVIIGGGKRGVVSTACYIARIHGVRSAMPMFKALEACPQAVVIRPDMEKYVKVGRQVRALMQELTPLVQPLSIDEAFLELGGTERLHHDPPARTLAKFARRVEKEIGITVSVGLSYCKFLAKVASDLQKPRGFSVIGQEEAVEFLAPRPVTTIWGVGKALAATLEADGIRTIGQLQQMEENDLMRRYGSIGQRLSRLSRGIDDREVHINDAAKSVSAETTFFEDISRHDDLVPILRNLSEKVSWRLKKSGIAGQTVVLKMKTADFKSRTRNRRLEDPTQLADKIFRTGLDLLEKETDGTKFRLIGIGVTDLGDAGRADPPDLIDQQSGRRAAAEAAMDKLRDKFGKGTVETGYTFGGKGSR; translated from the coding sequence ATGGCGCCTGCATCTGACAAGACACCCGGCTTCTGTCGCGACTGCCTTGCCGAGCAGAGGGGAGACGCGCGCCGCTGCCATGCCTGCGGCAGCCCGCGCCTTGTGCGCCACAAAGAACTCTATGATCTGACACTCGCGCATATCGACTGCGACGCTTTTTATGCCGCTGTGGAAAAACGCGACAATCCTGAGCTTGCCGACAAGCCCGTGATCATCGGCGGCGGCAAGCGTGGTGTCGTCTCAACTGCCTGTTATATCGCCCGCATCCACGGCGTACGCTCGGCCATGCCGATGTTCAAGGCGCTGGAAGCCTGCCCGCAGGCGGTCGTTATCCGCCCGGACATGGAGAAATATGTTAAGGTCGGGCGGCAGGTCCGTGCGTTGATGCAAGAGCTGACGCCGCTTGTGCAGCCGCTCTCCATCGATGAGGCCTTCCTGGAACTCGGCGGCACGGAACGGCTGCATCACGATCCGCCGGCCCGCACGCTGGCGAAGTTTGCCCGCCGCGTCGAGAAGGAAATCGGCATTACCGTCTCGGTTGGTCTTTCCTATTGCAAATTCCTCGCCAAGGTCGCCTCCGACCTGCAGAAGCCGCGTGGTTTTTCCGTCATCGGGCAAGAGGAAGCAGTCGAGTTTCTGGCCCCTCGCCCGGTGACGACCATCTGGGGCGTCGGCAAGGCTCTTGCCGCGACGCTTGAGGCAGACGGCATCCGCACGATCGGCCAGTTGCAGCAAATGGAGGAGAACGACCTGATGCGCCGGTATGGCAGCATCGGCCAGCGGCTTTCCCGCCTATCACGCGGCATCGACGACCGCGAGGTGCATATCAACGATGCCGCCAAGAGCGTTTCGGCCGAAACCACCTTTTTCGAAGATATTTCGCGTCATGACGATCTGGTGCCGATCCTGCGCAATCTCTCGGAAAAGGTCTCCTGGCGGCTGAAGAAGAGCGGCATCGCCGGCCAGACGGTCGTGCTGAAGATGAAGACGGCCGATTTCAAATCACGCACCCGCAACCGGCGCCTTGAAGACCCGACACAACTGGCCGACAAGATCTTCCGCACAGGGCTCGACCTTCTGGAGAAGGAAACGGACGGCACGAAATTCCGCCTGATCGGCATTGGCGTTACCGATCTCGGCGATGCCGGCCGCGCCGACCCGCCCGATCTCATCGACCAGCAATCCGGCAGGCGCGCGGCGGCGGAAGCTGCCATGGACAAGTTGCGCGACAAGTTCGGCAAGGGCACGGTCGAAACCGGCTATACTTTTGGCGGCAAGGGGAGCCGCTAG
- a CDS encoding GNAT family N-acetyltransferase, which produces MHVDIVSAFDDLHALKDNWNEVYAADPEGNYFLSWHWIAKWLERRASWFVLAVKRQEEDERYVAFLSVQLHVEFEEGQGLVNILRLGGTPYAGYNGLLTRLEDAEAALSAFADCLQTFNWKHLDLDDVYISKERLKALLEAFPVSEFSKRKVARRPHITSVGENIDHDVYVYVPLGDDFETFVDERFGSKTRRNARKALRDLVAPQNELRITHVTPETMERDLGLFYEMWNLQWGERQPRYGKFILDSSRHMLPACIEHGTVFMPILWHQDKPVGTFIIFLDPYRKSMMCFLGSRDLTFRHSISPGFMLHCYNLRWAIENGYRIYDMGTGNYSYKDLLGSEHHIVEKLQISTLTGRNIGDRLDPHSLGIAMHQAMHFFGNGNPTAAELCCRQILAVDEKHAQATSLLAKIEAEQRPRLTGDPEAHFSAAAGRHRAGDLAAAEAGYRDVISVVPDHFDALQHLALLLLQKGDLRGAAVCVDKAIEAKPTSASAYCNRGNIQARLSNFDQALASYDRAIALDARHAIALNNRGNVLRRLGRHDEALESYDRAIAIEPGYAQAAKNREAALQEMVTVPA; this is translated from the coding sequence ATGCATGTCGATATTGTTTCTGCGTTCGATGATCTGCATGCCCTGAAAGATAATTGGAACGAGGTATACGCTGCCGATCCGGAGGGGAACTACTTCCTCTCCTGGCACTGGATCGCCAAGTGGCTGGAGCGACGCGCCTCGTGGTTCGTTCTCGCAGTCAAGCGGCAGGAGGAGGATGAGCGATATGTCGCCTTTCTGTCTGTCCAGCTGCATGTCGAATTCGAGGAAGGGCAGGGCCTCGTCAATATCCTGCGGCTCGGCGGCACGCCCTATGCCGGCTATAACGGTCTCCTGACACGTCTGGAAGATGCCGAAGCGGCGCTCAGCGCCTTTGCCGATTGCCTGCAGACCTTCAACTGGAAACATCTCGATCTCGACGATGTCTACATCTCCAAGGAGAGGCTGAAAGCGCTCCTCGAAGCCTTTCCTGTTTCCGAATTTTCAAAGAGAAAGGTCGCTCGCCGGCCGCATATCACCTCGGTCGGTGAAAACATTGACCACGACGTCTATGTCTATGTCCCGCTCGGCGACGATTTCGAAACCTTTGTCGATGAGCGTTTCGGCTCGAAGACCCGGCGCAATGCGCGAAAGGCACTGCGCGATCTCGTCGCACCGCAAAACGAGCTGCGCATCACTCACGTCACGCCCGAGACGATGGAGCGCGATCTGGGGCTCTTTTACGAGATGTGGAACCTGCAATGGGGCGAGCGCCAGCCGCGCTACGGAAAGTTCATTCTCGACAGCAGCCGTCATATGCTGCCGGCCTGCATCGAGCATGGCACGGTCTTCATGCCGATCCTCTGGCATCAGGACAAGCCGGTCGGTACCTTCATCATCTTCCTGGATCCCTACCGCAAGTCGATGATGTGTTTCCTCGGAAGCCGCGACCTGACCTTCCGCCACTCGATCAGCCCCGGCTTCATGCTCCACTGCTACAATCTGCGCTGGGCGATCGAGAATGGCTACCGCATCTACGACATGGGCACCGGCAATTACAGCTATAAGGATCTACTCGGGTCGGAGCATCATATCGTCGAGAAGCTGCAGATCTCCACGCTCACCGGCCGCAATATCGGCGACCGTCTCGATCCGCACTCGCTTGGTATCGCCATGCATCAGGCGATGCATTTCTTCGGGAATGGAAACCCGACCGCCGCTGAACTCTGCTGCCGGCAAATCCTGGCCGTCGACGAGAAACATGCACAAGCCACCTCATTGCTCGCGAAAATCGAGGCGGAGCAGCGGCCGAGGCTGACCGGTGATCCCGAAGCCCATTTCAGTGCCGCCGCCGGCCGTCATCGGGCCGGCGATCTTGCTGCTGCGGAAGCTGGCTATCGCGACGTGATCTCAGTCGTGCCAGATCATTTCGATGCTCTGCAGCATCTGGCATTGCTGCTCTTGCAGAAGGGCGATCTGCGTGGCGCAGCAGTCTGCGTCGACAAGGCGATCGAGGCGAAACCAACATCTGCCTCGGCCTATTGCAATCGCGGCAATATCCAAGCGCGGCTTTCGAATTTCGATCAGGCGCTTGCAAGCTACGATCGGGCAATCGCTCTCGATGCCCGCCACGCCATCGCCCTCAACAATCGCGGCAATGTCTTACGGCGATTGGGGCGCCACGATGAGGCGTTGGAAAGCTATGATCGTGCCATCGCGATCGAACCCGGTTATGCGCAGGCTGCGAAGAACAGGGAGGCGGCGCTGCAGGAAATGGTAACGGTGCCGGCCTAG
- a CDS encoding L,D-transpeptidase family protein produces MSVRVSVLIGLLSATALVHPAFAADSRTLQIFVSKDKQSLAVYDGAEVVATSKISSGKDGHTTPSGIFSVIEKQKYHESNIYSNAPMPFMQRLTWSGIALHESNSVPRYPASHGCVRMPGEFAKSLYKMTEMGVPVIITDSELTPEPIDHPTLFRPDRPEPAPLLSDVELRPAIGDTKTQVQVAMNETTAALPMPQFQLQAPAADTAPISMLMTRRTLRENVIDIQTLLNQLGFAAGEPDGLAGPATVQAINAFKALRPTEFARDKGLITDTLLREVYAAAGKGEPPNGVIMVRQDFKPLFEAPISIADPGLALGTHFFSLHSVDDAAGTADWLGVTLENNLSRETVKRLGIVNQESSIISGRPIARALSRISMSEETRHRIDALISPGSTLTISDTGLGSETGKGTGFITITRES; encoded by the coding sequence ATGTCTGTGCGTGTGAGCGTTCTTATCGGGTTGCTGTCGGCAACCGCTCTTGTCCATCCGGCTTTTGCAGCAGACTCGCGCACGCTGCAGATTTTCGTGTCCAAGGATAAGCAGTCGCTGGCCGTCTATGACGGTGCGGAGGTCGTGGCGACCTCCAAGATCTCGAGCGGCAAGGACGGGCACACGACGCCGAGCGGCATCTTCTCCGTCATCGAGAAGCAGAAGTACCACGAATCCAACATCTATTCGAACGCGCCGATGCCCTTCATGCAGCGGCTGACATGGTCCGGCATCGCGCTGCACGAGTCTAATTCCGTGCCGCGCTATCCGGCCTCGCATGGCTGCGTGCGCATGCCGGGCGAATTTGCCAAATCGCTCTACAAGATGACCGAGATGGGCGTGCCCGTCATCATCACGGATAGTGAGCTGACGCCTGAGCCGATAGATCATCCGACCCTATTCCGCCCCGATCGGCCCGAGCCGGCACCACTACTATCGGACGTGGAACTGCGGCCCGCCATAGGTGACACGAAGACGCAGGTGCAGGTCGCCATGAACGAGACGACGGCTGCCCTGCCGATGCCGCAGTTCCAGCTGCAGGCGCCCGCTGCGGATACCGCGCCGATCAGCATGCTGATGACGCGCCGGACGCTGCGTGAAAACGTCATCGATATCCAAACCCTGCTGAACCAGCTCGGCTTTGCCGCGGGCGAACCTGACGGGCTCGCCGGCCCTGCAACCGTTCAGGCCATCAATGCGTTCAAGGCGCTGCGGCCAACGGAATTTGCCCGTGACAAGGGCCTGATCACGGATACTCTCCTCAGGGAAGTTTACGCTGCGGCAGGCAAAGGCGAACCTCCGAATGGCGTCATCATGGTGCGGCAGGATTTCAAGCCGCTCTTCGAGGCGCCCATTAGCATTGCCGATCCGGGCCTTGCTCTCGGCACGCACTTTTTCTCACTGCACTCGGTCGATGATGCGGCCGGCACGGCGGATTGGCTGGGCGTAACGCTGGAAAACAACCTGTCCCGCGAGACGGTGAAGCGGCTCGGCATCGTCAATCAGGAAAGTTCCATCATCAGCGGCCGGCCAATCGCCAGAGCACTCAGCCGCATCTCAATGTCTGAAGAAACCCGTCACCGGATCGATGCACTGATCTCGCCCGGCTCGACGCTGACAATATCAGATACCGGCCTCGGATCCGAAACCGGAAAAGGCACGGGATTCATCACCATCACCCGCGAGAGCTAA
- a CDS encoding winged helix-turn-helix transcriptional regulator, translated as MGCEVRQILDRIADKWSLLVIALLEKRTLRFTELRKSIDGISQRMLTTTLRQLERDGLIERTVYPVVPPRVDYALTELGCTLHDTIKALVVWTETNQAKIIAARRSYDERANEKLW; from the coding sequence ATGGGATGCGAGGTGCGCCAGATTCTGGATCGCATTGCCGATAAATGGTCGCTGCTGGTTATCGCCCTGTTGGAAAAGCGCACTTTGCGCTTTACCGAATTGCGCAAGAGCATCGACGGAATCAGCCAGCGCATGTTGACAACGACATTGCGTCAGCTCGAGCGTGACGGGCTGATCGAGCGGACAGTTTATCCCGTCGTTCCGCCAAGGGTTGATTACGCGCTCACGGAGCTCGGCTGCACGCTGCACGACACGATCAAGGCGCTTGTCGTCTGGACGGAGACAAACCAGGCTAAGATCATCGCTGCCCGCCGAAGCTACGACGAACGCGCCAATGAGAAGCTTTGGTAG
- a CDS encoding MFS transporter, whose product MSAGAAGMLAVLCGAIFLEGVDAAMLNIALPSIRAELGLSTTTLSAVVSAYVLAYAGLMLLGGRVADMYGKRKVFLTALTVFLLFSGLGGFATEGWMLLTARFVTGAAAAFMTPAGLALINGSFPVGPQRNRAVLIYAGTASAGFSLGLVIGGLLSAVGWRWVFFAPVIFSAILLVAGMKLIVEDRQETGPRQRFDIAGAVTLTGAMLLAAYTLTRLEHATSELIWTIAIAGASAVLWLAFILIERYSRAPLVRLGIFRSASLVRSNLGAMLFTGAFFGFQFIVSLYLQELLGWSSFETSLALIVIGMDAILAPLLTPLLVERFGNGRVVLGGFAFAVAGYAFFLGMGLDWTYAAMLPSTILLGLAFSLGYGPLTIIATEGIAENEQGLASGLVNTSFQFGAALGLSAVSAVGTLALGDGDSPSERLEALRAALLVPVAATVIGMAIMGFSRGRCADASCRLQAS is encoded by the coding sequence ATGAGCGCCGGTGCCGCCGGCATGCTCGCCGTGCTCTGCGGCGCAATCTTTCTCGAAGGCGTCGATGCGGCCATGCTCAATATCGCGCTTCCCTCGATCCGGGCCGAACTCGGTCTTTCGACCACCACGCTGAGCGCTGTGGTTTCGGCCTATGTGCTTGCCTATGCCGGGCTGATGCTGCTTGGCGGGCGCGTCGCCGACATGTACGGCAAGCGCAAGGTCTTCCTGACGGCGCTGACCGTTTTCCTGCTGTTCTCCGGCCTCGGCGGCTTTGCGACCGAGGGCTGGATGCTGCTGACGGCTCGCTTCGTGACGGGTGCAGCGGCCGCCTTCATGACGCCCGCCGGGCTTGCGCTTATCAATGGCAGCTTTCCCGTGGGACCGCAGCGCAACCGGGCGGTGCTGATCTATGCCGGCACGGCATCGGCCGGCTTCTCCCTCGGCCTCGTCATTGGCGGACTTCTGTCCGCCGTCGGCTGGCGGTGGGTGTTCTTCGCACCGGTCATCTTCTCCGCCATCCTGCTCGTTGCCGGTATGAAGCTGATCGTGGAAGACAGGCAAGAGACCGGCCCACGCCAGAGATTCGACATTGCCGGTGCGGTAACCCTGACCGGCGCCATGCTGCTTGCCGCCTATACGCTGACGCGGCTGGAACATGCGACCAGTGAACTAATCTGGACAATTGCGATAGCGGGCGCGAGCGCAGTGCTCTGGCTCGCCTTCATCCTCATCGAACGCTATTCACGGGCGCCGCTGGTGCGGCTCGGGATCTTCCGGTCTGCTTCCCTGGTGCGATCCAACCTCGGAGCGATGCTCTTCACCGGCGCCTTCTTCGGCTTCCAGTTCATCGTCTCGCTCTACCTGCAGGAACTGCTCGGCTGGTCCTCCTTCGAAACCAGCCTAGCCCTCATCGTCATCGGCATGGACGCCATTCTGGCGCCGCTGCTGACGCCCCTGCTTGTTGAGCGCTTCGGCAATGGACGCGTGGTGCTTGGCGGCTTTGCTTTTGCCGTCGCGGGCTACGCGTTCTTCCTTGGTATGGGGCTCGACTGGACCTATGCGGCAATGCTGCCGTCGACGATCCTGCTCGGCCTGGCCTTCTCGCTCGGCTACGGCCCGCTGACGATCATTGCGACTGAAGGTATTGCCGAAAACGAACAGGGACTGGCAAGCGGGCTGGTGAATACATCGTTCCAGTTCGGCGCAGCACTCGGTCTCTCCGCCGTCAGCGCCGTCGGCACACTTGCTCTCGGCGATGGAGACAGCCCGTCCGAACGCCTGGAAGCGCTGCGCGCCGCCTTGCTGGTACCGGTCGCAGCAACGGTGATCGGCATGGCCATCATGGGCTTTAGCAGAGGCCGCTGTGCGGATGCATCCTGCCGACTGCAGGCCAGCTGA